In one window of Haloprofundus halophilus DNA:
- a CDS encoding DUF655 domain-containing protein, producing MSGSERGDDEAESRPQYAVVLDYLPYGRSDDDRPRYQKQPIAYALGEKQFRLVELTFDDDADVSIGDRVAIEPNSAREHIQRIRTVEYGDLSNSAVNELEYVVADIIDGDEERFVEFYNDAQPITIRLHQLDLLPGIGKTLRNNILEQRKRQPFDSFEDLQERVSGLHRPKEVLAERIIEELRDEDLKYKAFVRRSNG from the coding sequence ATGTCTGGTTCCGAACGCGGTGACGACGAAGCCGAGAGTCGACCGCAGTACGCAGTCGTCCTCGACTACCTCCCGTACGGGAGGTCGGACGACGACCGCCCGAGGTACCAGAAACAGCCGATAGCGTACGCGCTCGGCGAGAAACAGTTTCGGCTCGTCGAGCTCACCTTCGACGACGACGCCGACGTGAGTATCGGTGACCGCGTCGCCATCGAACCGAACTCGGCGCGAGAGCACATCCAGCGCATCCGAACCGTCGAGTACGGTGACCTCTCGAACAGCGCGGTCAACGAACTGGAGTACGTCGTCGCCGACATCATCGACGGCGACGAGGAGCGCTTCGTCGAGTTCTACAACGACGCCCAACCCATCACGATTCGCCTCCACCAGTTGGACCTTCTCCCCGGCATCGGCAAGACGCTGCGAAACAACATCCTCGAACAGCGGAAACGACAGCCGTTCGATAGCTTCGAGGACCTCCAAGAGCGCGTCTCGGGTCTCCACCGACCCAAGGAGGTGCTCGCGGAGCGAATCATCGAGGAGCTCCGCGACGAGGACCTGAAGTACAAGGCGTTCGTTCGCCGGTCGAACGGCTGA
- a CDS encoding RNA polymerase Rpb4 family protein yields MTIFKEKLDEEYLTISEVKPLLQEVEAERAADEERELRYELARSIEHVNRFAVLDPEESRELVEELLELEKVDEQTAFKIADLLPQDRNELRAVYAQQRYALSGDELDDILDIVAKYA; encoded by the coding sequence ATGACGATATTCAAAGAGAAGCTCGACGAGGAGTACCTCACCATCTCGGAGGTAAAGCCGCTGCTCCAAGAGGTCGAAGCGGAGCGAGCGGCCGACGAGGAGCGCGAGCTCCGCTACGAGTTGGCGCGTTCTATCGAGCACGTCAATCGCTTTGCGGTCCTCGACCCGGAGGAGTCGCGCGAACTCGTCGAAGAGCTGCTCGAACTGGAGAAAGTCGACGAACAGACCGCGTTCAAGATCGCCGACCTTCTCCCGCAGGACCGCAACGAACTCCGCGCCGTCTACGCGCAGCAGCGCTACGCGCTCTCCGGCGACGAACTCGATGACATTCTCGACATCGTCGCCAAGTACGCGTAG